A window of the Candidatus Dormiibacterota bacterium genome harbors these coding sequences:
- a CDS encoding cold shock domain-containing protein has product MSGTIKKLVAERGFGFITAEDGNDYFFHRSGSVDFDRLDTGAKVSFTTEPSAKGPRATNVRAEV; this is encoded by the coding sequence ATGTCTGGAACCATCAAGAAGCTCGTCGCCGAGCGCGGATTCGGGTTTATCACCGCGGAAGACGGCAACGACTACTTCTTCCACCGCAGCGGCAGCGTTGATTTCGATCGTTTGGATACCGGCGCCAAGGTCAGTTTTACGACTGAGCCCAGTGCCAAGGGTCCGCGAGCGACCAACGTTCGCGCCGAGGTCTAA